One Oncorhynchus keta strain PuntledgeMale-10-30-2019 chromosome 34, Oket_V2, whole genome shotgun sequence genomic window, ATAAGCGGAGCATTTTCACCACATACTCTCTCATACTCACATGCAGTTTGCCTGGTGTTCAGCTGATAAGTCTCAAATGGAAATTATACTGAgcttatatacagttgaagtcggaagtttgcatacacttaggttggagtcattaaaacttgattttcaaccactccacaaatttcttgctaacaaactatagttttggaaagtcggttaggacatctactaatttttccaacaattgtttacaggcagaatatttcacttataattcactgtatcacaattccagtgggtcagaaatgtacatacactaagttgaatgtgcctttaaacagcttggaaaattccagaaaatgatgtcatggctttagaagcttttgatgggctaattgacataatttgagtcaattggaggtgtacctgtggatgtatttcaaggcataccttcaaattcagtgcctctttgcttgacatcatgggaaaatcaaaagaaatcagccaagacctcagaaaaacattgtagacctccacaagtctggttcatccatagcagcaatttccaaacgcctgaaggtaccacgctcatctatacaaacaatagtgcacaagtataaacaccatgggaccacgcagccgtcataccgctcaggaaggagacgcgttctgtctccaagagatgaacgtactttggtgcaaaaagtgtaagtcaatcccagaacaacagcaaaggaccttgtgaagatgctggaggaaacaggtacaaaagtatctatatccacagtaaaacgagtcctatattgacataacctgaaaggccgctcagcaaggaattagccactgctccaaaaccgccattaaaaagccagactacggtttgcaactgcacatggggacaaagaaggggaggaccatcctcctcagtgaatttcataaaaatagtgaaacattcaAAAAGTTGTCCTTTTTGGATAAaattatactaaatatattcacaaaATAATTTAATTAAAACACACTGCTTTGCaattaaggtctacagtagcctcaacatcactctgtagggtagcaccatggtgtagccggagggcagctagtttccgtcctccATTAACTTCAATACAAAACTTTGGAGGCtcatgaatctagtactgaaagcataaactacagctagctacagtatcacTGCAGTGCACAAAATGTGgtaagtagttgactcaaagacagagaaagacaatagtttaacagttttgaacaaattcatttctttaaacaattaaggagaagcaagagagagagagctagctataaTTCATTGTATTTTTTTCACTTTCTCGCTTTCACgtagctagctacttagctagcaaatgcagctagctggTTTAGCCTACTCAAAAACCAGGCTCACACAGTGAGGGATGCcattttagctagctggctatggctatccaacactggaacttttccaagtcaaggtaagcttttggttgtGTTAAATTATTGCTACCAGGGCCCGCCAGTGTAACTACTAAACTGCTTGCTGTCTGTACACTgcactgcatgattgtagcgggtttataCTACCGCGTTAGTTATTGTAGCTATGGTGACAATTACGTTAGCAAATATGGTGACAATTATGTAGGCTGTGTATAGAggttagcggttatgatatgaaggtttggcttcaAAAGGTTTTttagcctggtcacagacagctgatgtgttgtgcactgaagtacacaagcgaagggaaaaggtgaggaggagagtgagTAGATGCAAGAAGGAATTAACGAGCAAAGTGATCCTGCtctttgtatgtggctgctatgaaagtgaactgggtttgcatgtgatcaggggtgtattcattctgccgattctgttgaaagcATTTCTTAAAAGAAAGCAAATGGATCAAACTGGGATAAACATGTTTGTTTTcttccaatagaaactctcgtttgcaactgttgaactaatgattacaccctagatcacctagatgcaggcaagagtgtgcatggcggtattgaatgtgtcactgtctgtcaccttgattattCCTAATTTTCTCTGGACCTGTGAatctacgttgtaaactttaattcataggctaggttgtggCTGGTTTAGGGAACATTTTAGTATCATGTAACCTAAACATAGAGATGTTTAATTTAGGGGGGAGGGTAAGTCTTACTGAAACATGATTTAATTACCTTCAAATTACCTATAATTTTCATTCTCACAAAGTTGATAAAAACCTCACAGGAAACATTAAGgggaccatagtaaaacgttctcagaactgTCCAGCAACCTAAACATTTACATTCCCAGAACAGGGATTCCCAGAATTTTCACTTCCATTCTCCGAATGTTTAACAAACTTTCTGTTTTACCGGTCAGGAATCTTAAAAATGTTTCTACTACATATTCATCATCCCCAGAACCAACCCAACATCGACATATGTGAAAATGGCGCATTTCtatgttttttttgtcaaaaagatagaggaagataagtgtttccaatgacatcattaACCAAACAGCACACAATTAGTAGGCAATTTAACTGTAAAACATAGAAACGCacacattttcacatatgttgacgTGGGTGGTGCTGGAGTTGATGAATATTTAAAAAATGGCCCTTTAATGCTTTGTTTCCAGAACCAATGTGGAGCCAAAAATgtacattcccacaacttccaaggaccCAAATGTGCAAGCTGGGTTTCCTCAAACAGAAAGCTGCAGCAGACTGAATGTTAAAGTTGGCTGAGCTCCTATAGGGACCTATAGAGACCTATAGTTCCACAGTGAAGACTTATGCTCCTCAGAGTGACAACCTGTCAGGTTAATTGTCCATGGGGACGCTCTGAGATAAGAGAGAGCACTGACCCCCAGCGTGACTCCTGGCTTTAATGACAATGCCCCTGCTGTGGAGGGGGCCAGCGTCAAGGTTATGGGGTTAATCTGGACAGGCCAGTCACAGATtggttacccctctctctctctctctctctctctcctctctctctctctatctctcctgtctctgtcctcagtGGAACCTCTTTCACCTAATAATGACCATTACTCCATAACATCGTGACCCGTCTGACACAGAGGGAGGAGACCAGCCTTTCAATTAACTTCCAACTCTTCAGCGGCAGAATGACAAGCAAGTTAATTTCACAGTGCAGCTGGTTATGGTTTCAGAGGACGTGGGGGACAGGgtgaggggttagaggtcagctTTGGCATCATGCAGCAGTTTTGTTTCAGTTTACTTCATATCAAGCTCTTGATATCTGTTATAAACGTTCTTGCACAATGTGAATAACATTCTCAGATGCAAACGGCTTAATCTTCCAGGctgatgtaacagtataactttagtccgtcccagCGCCGGACTCGaatcagggaccctctgcacacatggACAACTGACACCtacgaagcattgttacccatcgctccacaaaagccgcggcccttgcagagcaaggggaaccactacttcaaagtctcagagcgagtgacgtcactgattgaaacgctattagcgtgcaccaccgctaactagctagccatttcacatcggttacactgaGTTAGAATAGAAAGGAAAAATATgtcctgttttttatttatttttaccctcTTTTGTTTCCCCagtttcgtggtatccaatttgtagtagttacagtcttgtctcatcgctgcatttcccgtacggactcgggagaggcaaaggtcgagagccgtgcatcctccgaaacacaacccaactgcactgcttcttgacacaacgcacatccaaccagtgtgcactgcgcccagcccgacacaggagtcgctagtgcgcgatgagacaaggatatccttgctggccaaaccctccctaacccggacaacgctaggccaattgtgtgtcgccccatggacctcccggtcacagccggcAGCAACatagcctgggctcgaacccagaaccTCTGGTGGCACAGGTAGcacttagaccactgcaccacccaggagttcgggtcattgtcctgttgaaaatcaaatgatagtcccactaagcgaaaaccagataggatggcatatcgctgctgaatgctgtggtagccatgctggttaagtgtgccttgaattctaaataaatcactgacagtgtcaccagaaaagcacccccacaccatcacacctcctcctccatgcttctcggtgggaaccacacacgtggagatcatccgttcacctactctgcgtctcacaaagacacagcggttggaaccaaaaatctcaaatttggaccataggacagatttccactgttctaatgtccattgctcatgtttcttggcccaagggtgtctcttcttcttatttgtgtcctttagtagtggtttcattgcagcaattcgaccatgaatgtCTTATTCatgcagtcttctctgaacagttgatgttgaaatgtgtctgtacttgatctctgtgaagcatttatttgggctgcaatctgaggtgcagttattctaatgaatgtatcctctgcagcagaggtaactctggttcttcctatcctgtggcggtcctcatgagagccagtttcataataGCGCTTGAAGGTTTATGCGGCTGCACTTGAAGAACAAACATTTGTTCTCAACAGACTCGTCCACAGAACGGTTACACTCAAATAAATACATTGAGGGAGTTTGATTAACGGGCGTGAACGGGTAAAAGCGGTGAGAGACCGCCCTTCTCAAATCAGAATGTTCCAAAGTTAACACTGTTCATTAATCAAATGCCCTCATTAGCACAgcaacctctatttaactaggccggtcagttaagaacaaattcttatttacaacgacagcCTACCACAGCCAAAACCTAACCTgcacgacactgggccaattgtgcgccaccatATGGTACTCCCAATCACAGACAGTTGTGATACaactggaatcaaaccagggtcagTTGGCAcacccctagcactgagatgcagtgccttatactgctgcaccactcaggaggtaCACTGCTCTTCAGGTACAAAGCTCTCATCTGAACGGGAGTTTGAGGATTATTTTATACATTATACAGGTTAGCCACTAATTACAGTGCCACAAGAAACACTGACGAAAACTTTCACATTCATTTTTTGTCTGAAACTCCTTAGAATTGCCTTTGCTGGCATCAATATGTAGGTACATACTGCCACTCATGGATAGGGATATAACGACATCTAGTGTGCAAATATGATTCTGCATTTTGATGTTATTTCCTTTTTTGCAACCTTGTTaccatttatgtttttttatcatttttttattattattttttttatttttattaacaacaaatcaatacataaagcacatgagggaacacaagcatacatagattacaaacaatggacaatcgagctagggggtacaatatcacattacaattacacaaggaccttaagggacatgcatatacttacaattctaacagctttttgttagtagagcatttaaccgtcttaaaatacagttcaatttatttttgtaggatgaaaatgtggttttctgtttgtaaatttacatttgtgtatatgaaatttggccaaaagaataatgaaattaattacataaaaatgattccgcttatttctattgtatgtaaagaatccaaacagtacatctctccacaatagtgtaaaatcttcaaaaatgtgttcaattataaacctactgatgtcttgccacagttttcttacatgcatacaaaTGCCAAAAAAAGATgcacaactgtttctgggtggtcattacaaaaggagcaatttgagttgatgttttccttaaacttcttcatatagtggttggcaggataatatttatgaataattttaaaggaaacttccttaattttgttaacaagtaggtatgtttgtggcaacatccaaacttttttccaacagatattatcaataaatccattccaataaggcatgacataaggtacataagatacaacatcctgctgaaacaaggatcgtatcgctctgttgttgaatggaccaaaaaaGAAACacatctttcctactgatgagtcaacagggtcaatagaaggtaggctctgagggtcaggtcttgacatgttcctgaataacatagcaacatctgagggaatggcatctaaaacaattgcaaaatctttaggtgttacagggaccttgtaaagtgataagaattctttataactgagtaaaagaccctctgcatttaccagttggctcaccaataggatattatttctgaaccaatattctaaaaacagagaggtatttttatacaatatatcccgattattccatatataatatctgtgtggagaaaaattgtgtttataaattaaggaccatgataagaaaacctgccgatgaaaagcagaaagtttcactggaactttgtcaatattataattgcaaaacaacatgaagttaagaccaccaaaagtagagaagacatgatgaggaataacattccagatagaagtgggtcttcttaggaattgttttaaCCAATTGATCTTgaaagtattatttaaagtagtaaaatccagaaaattcagtccaccattctcataagtgttcattacaacagttttcctaatgtaatgggtacggtttctccaaagaaagttgaaaagcatctggtctatctccttgcttattttacggtcaagatataaagatagagcaccatatgttagtctagagataccttcagccttggttaGTAGGACTCTCTctaccttttaaagataagtccctctgtagccattgatttagttTCTTCTGGGTTCAAGCCATTTATGTTGCTCGTAGGGTTCCGTCGTTTACCCACGTAAGCGCGCATGTGCACAACGAAAGGTGAAGCAGATAGACGGCATTCGAGCTAAAGTTAGGTCAAGGATAAACACCGATAAGACCTATTGATCTTTTCAACGTATTTTATTGATTCATGTTTGCAAGAAGGGGATATTCTTCAACGAATTTAATTAAGGTAAATATATTACATTTATTGTCAGAGCCTAAACTACTATAAATCGGCCAGCGTAGAGCTAGCTAGTACGTTAGCTGTGTGGTCTTGCCCCTCAGTAAATTTGTTTTTACTTTCGATATTCAGAGTTTGCTCGTCAATAGCTCTCAGACGGAGTAATGGGATGATGATAGGATATATTGAGAATCAGATGATGTTAGAGTGCACTTTCCTTAACAGAAAAGGAGGCATTATGCTGATTTCTGTCGCTCAGGTGTTTTAGGGACAGTCGTAAAAGTGCAATATTGGGGATTGAATGTAAACAAAATATACGTTTTTACATTCCCTTTCAGGAGGGTTAGCCCTATATGCAGATTACACACTACATATGGCCTCATTTGAATTACTTAGCTCTAACTACTAAGAGTGCTATATTTGacccattaaaaaaaatgtatttaagctttatttaactaggtaagtcagttatgaacaaattcttatttgcaatgacggcctatcggggaacactgggttaactgcgttgttcaggggcagaaggacagatttttaccttgtcagctctaaccactaggctacctgccgtctctATGTAAACTGAAAATAAATGAACTGCAGTTTGGCgagcaggggtgtattcattagttggattctgttgcaaaacatttggTCTGTTGGGAAACATAGCTGGAAGAAGGTGGAAGGAACCATGTGGACTTCACTCCACTTTAGAGCATGGAAGAATTGATCATTTATAGTTGTGAAGCTTGTGCCAAACACTTCAGATTGGAATGGTCAGGAAACCATACCGTACTTACTGTCTTTGCCATAACATTAAAATGAACCACAAATTCCATTTAAGAACCCAACTTATTTTACGTCATGTTGCAAGAGCATTTGGAGTAAActgtttctgttgcaaaacattttgcaacagaatctgACCAATGAATACACCACAGTTCTCACTTtttagttagctaacattagctgtctagctagctaacattcccTACAGTCCTGCTGTACCCTGTTAATGTGTAATGTTGTGGCAGCTATGTCGTCTGAAGTAGTTGTCAATGAGCACTACGTGACGGTACTACGGGCTAAGGTAGATACAGGATATTCTGAATTGTGATTCAAATGATTTGTAGCCAGCTAGTTAGCCTGTTGACAGTCAACTGCTGTTAGTTTTGAGATATTTAGCTTGATGATGATCAGTTTATGCACCCACTTTCAGTGTTTTGTGTCTAATGAGATTTATGCAGTTGGTTAATTTATTACTTTGTCTTTTGCAGTTTTGCAAGTGAATAACAGAAGAGGGAGAGGCCCAACAGGATGGCCAGTGTAAGTCTATTTGACATAGACTTCGAGATTTGATCAGAATGcttgtgtcgtgtgtgtgtcctGATGGGGATGTTCCTTCTCTGTTCCTCAGGTGCTCTGTAGCAGAGCCAGGCTGGTGACTTACCTGCCAGGGCTTCATGTACTGGTCCGACGAATTGCTGGAACCAACCAGAGAACATTCTCTGGTGCTGGATCATCTGGCTCTGATGAGCCTCGTGTAGCCATCACACCCCCTGACCTTGGTAAGTGCAGACCTCTAATCACAATGATGAAACTGAAGTTGCCTGAATGTGAACGTCATATATCAACTGTCTGTTATTCAGAAGGTGCGTGAATCAATTGGCTCAATAATTGGATCAACTTCTTGTTAAATTATGTCTCATTGTCAGGACCCAGGACAGTTTGGCCAGATGATAGTATGGGTCCGTTCGGGCCTCAGGACCAGCGCTTCCAACTGCCAGGTAACTCAGGCTTTGACTGCCACCTGGAAGGCACAGCAGAACAGAAGATTAATGGCCCAGTCCACCGGACAGTCCCCGACTTGCTGACTGCTCCCTCCAGCGGCGAGAGGCATGAGTTCATTCTTGCCCAATTTGTCGGCGAGTTCCAAGTACGCGTGGTTGGTTTCACAATTGACATACATTTCTTCTGGTGATAATGTTTTTGGTTTTCTGAGCAACGTTCCATGATTGTTTGTCTTAGGGGAAAGAGGCTGATCCCCCGGAACAGATGGTCAACAGAGCAGAACAGTACTTTGATAACTCCAATGTAGAGTGTGCGATACAGTCTTGCCCTGAGCTGCTGAAGAAAGGTATATATATGATTGTTTTCCTTTCACCAAACAGATATAGCCCTATGTGAGCAGTCTTACTTTCTGTAAAAATGcacaacatacagtgcattcagaaagtattcagacccattcccCACATGTTAtcctcattctaaaatgtattaaatgcatgtttttcctcctcaatctacacacaataccccataatgacaaagcaaaaacagtttttagaaattattgaaaatggattaaaacgaataaaaacagaaataccttatttacataagtattcagaccctttgctatgagactcgaaattgtgctcaggtgcattctgtttccattgatcattcttgagatgtttcttgagagtccacctgtggtaaattcatttgattgaacattttttggaaaggcacacacctgactatataagatcccacagttgacagagcatgtcagagcaaaaacgagccatgaggtcaaaggaattgtccgtagagctccgagatagtATTTTATtaaggcacagatctgtggaagggtaccaaaaaatgtcagcagcgttgaaggtccccaagaacagtggcctccgtcaTCCTTAAAttgaagaaatttggaaccaccaagactcttcctagagctggcatcctggccaaactgagcaatcgggagagaagggccttagtcagggaggtgaccaagaacccgatggtcatttTGACagtttccagaaggacaaccatctctgcagcactccaccaatcaggcctttatggtagagtggccagacctCAATTAAAGGCACATtccagcccgcttggagtttgccaaaaggcacctaaaggactctgaccatgaaaaCAAGATTGTCTAGTCTAatgaagccaagattgaactctttggcctgaatgccaaacgccatgtctggaagaaacctggcaatggtggtggcagcatcatactgtggggatgtttttcagcggcagggactgggagactagtcaggatcgagtacagagagatccttgatgaaaacctgctccagagcgctcaggaattcagactggggcgaaggttcaccttccaacaggacaacaaccctaagcacacagccaagacaatgcaggagtggctccgGGACAAGTCTCCAaatgcccttgagtggcccagccagagcccgaacttgaacccgatcaaacatctctggagagacctgaaaatacttGTGCGGAGACGTTATCCatctaacagagcttgagaggatctgcagcgaCGATTTTGAGAAACTCCGAAAATACAGCTGTgcaagatgtggaaaaagtcaaggtgtctgaatactttccaaatacactgtaAAAGCAGACACTCTGATCATGCTACACACAATATCTGGCACATTGTTATACTTTCAAACTTGTTGATATACTTTGTCTATGTGTTTACTATGTCCGCATCTTAAATGGGGAATGGATAGGGAAAAAGAGGTGAAAGCATTTACTTACCTCTTCATGTGTTTGTGAGATTGATGTTGAGATTCTACATGTATCCAGTAGAGGGGGCTCAAACACTAAAGGAATGTACATCATGTATGAGCATAATAACTCTTGGTGTGATGGTCATGTGTAAATAGTTTTTGACCATGCATATTCTCCCCATGTGTTTGCAGATTTTGAGTCAATGTTCCCTGAGGCCCCTAACAACGGCATGACGGTTGTCACGGTGACCCAGAAAACTCAGAACGACATGACAGCgtggtgtgtggaggtggacaAAGAGAGGGAGTTGATGCTAGACAAAGTGAGTTGGTGTCACAACACCGTGGGTAGTTTTACCCATAGCATATGAACAACATGAACTGTCTGTCAGAACCACTGATGAAAATTCTGacccttttttttcttcttttttgttAACTGTCTGAAGTTGTAAGGAGTTATGAGTTGCTGGTGTATGGCACATGTATATTTTAACCCAGTCTGTTTTCCTCTGAGAACTACATTTAAGGAATTGAAAGGATTCAACTGTACATAGTCTTTCAGACTCAATGCCTCTAAGTATTAGCAAGTACCTATTTTGTTTATGATAATGGGGTTGTGCATGACATATTCCCAATCCCAGCATTACAATAGAAGACTTCTGTTAGTAGTCTTGAGTGTGTGGGTGAGGGCATTGCGTGTTAGAGCAGGGCTTGTTTGTGACATTGTGCGTTATTCACTGTCTGGTTAACATGCCCTTGGTTGAGAATCGCTCTAATTGTACCGCTGACCCCCTTGACTGCACTCATTTACTACACCCTGACAcgcaccctcctctcccatcccagCAATAGGCTAGATCTCTGCAACAGCATTTGTTG contains:
- the LOC118366986 gene encoding cobalamin trafficking protein CblD, translating into MASVLCSRARLVTYLPGLHVLVRRIAGTNQRTFSGAGSSGSDEPRVAITPPDLGPRTVWPDDSMGPFGPQDQRFQLPGNSGFDCHLEGTAEQKINGPVHRTVPDLLTAPSSGERHEFILAQFVGEFQGKEADPPEQMVNRAEQYFDNSNVECAIQSCPELLKKDFESMFPEAPNNGMTVVTVTQKTQNDMTAWCVEVDKERELMLDKFVAGAKEICYALRTEGFWADFIDPSSGLAFFGSYTNNTLFETDERYRNLGFSIEDLGCCKVIRHALWGTHVFVGTVFTSAPPHSLIMKKLQGN